The Zea mays cultivar B73 unplaced genomic scaffold, Zm-B73-REFERENCE-NAM-5.0 scaffold_539, whole genome shotgun sequence nucleotide sequence GAGTGTATGATAAATCATGCAGTTTGTTCCCAGTTTGTAAAACAAACGCACTGCAGTCATGTCATGTGGTGCACCTACCTAAGTCCATTCGTGGGTGACCTACTATTAAATATGTTGAAATGGGTACGAAAAAAGGATAGTGCTGACCTATCAGCTGTTTCTGTTCTGCGGGTATAAATGTCAAGTACTCAAATTGCTGAGATTTGGTTTCATTTTCACATTGTATCGTGGTGAACCATGTTTGGAAACAATGGCCTTgtttggcacagctgctgcttgttgaaaaacTGGTAAAAAGCAGCTTCTGTTTGTTGGCTGTTTTTAGTGTATtttgagaagcagctgaactgataagctgctgcaaAAGCTAGCTGTTTGGTAGAACTTCTGCTTAAATTATGAAGAAGCTgaaataagctgtgccaaacagggcctgaTGTCGAGCACTTAGGGAGCATATGAACTGTCATTTGTTGTCACTCATAGGCCTGCTAATGGCAAAAAAATCCAATCCACTCCCACCCATACCTAAATCTAATTACTTTGATATCCATCCCACACCCAACCAAAAATACTAGAGGAAAGTTAAACCTCAACCCAAACCGACCCGTAATTGGGTGGGAAACCCATGGAAAAACCCGTGGGTTTAGCTTATTGTCTCACATCAAGCCAACTGCATACAtattttaaaaatcacattttaaagcagtaaattaatttaaataaaaagttttcaactacaaatttgtataactcatcatgatgtacattttatatttcgaacatttcttcatatgataaactaaaaataaatttgttcatacgaCCTATATCTCTCTCATAGTTTATGGAACTACGAGATatatgtatagaatttgtgcatattgttagaactatcatgtgagatgaataaatgatcaaacaaccaaataaactttgtagatcttgaaaagttataaaagtttgtagttgacaactttttcatttgaagtcatattgtcaacgaaaattatgcctgaatttaaaaaatttaaaatttgaattttgaaaacaacctcgaaagaaaaaaccaccgaCATGAAAgttataggtattgaagagttatgaaactttgtagttgacaatgttttggtttgaaatcatcttgccatgcaaaactatgtttgaattttgaattttaaatttttcaaattacctcggatggaaaaaccaccaaaataaagttgtaggtcttgaatgtTATGAAACTTTGCAATTGTcaactttttatttgaaatcatcttatcattgaaaaattcgtgtgaagtttttaaatttaaaattaaaattttgtaaacggtctcggatgtagaaactattaaaatagaatttgtagatatcaaaaagttatgcaactttatagttggtcacatttttaaataaaatggtactgataAATGGTATAGTATAGTCTGATTGTAGGTGGTAGTCTGATTGGTGAATACTCATGGAAACCTATACCTATACAAATCCATCTATACCCATGGGTATCCACCATTTTGACCCGCAATATAAAATAAACCCACCCAACCCAACTCATAATAATTAAACCCATCACAACCCACCAAAACAAAATCATTTCTTAACCCCACCTAAAATACCCATTTACACCCACCCCATTTGCAGGCCTAGTCACTCATAGATATGGGGTTGCCACAGGTTCTTATAAAATTAAATTATTACCAGTCCACTGGTGCTCGCGTACTCATGTGCACATCATCCTGATCGTGAAAGTGAAACAACATGAAATCAGAGTTGACTTCGCGTTCACGAACGTCATGCGCAAGTACTGAGGACGAGGACTGGGCAGGGTTTTTTTTAGCATGCTTCAAGAGCTAGTGTTTTTTTGTAGCATGCTTCAAAATCTAGTGTTAGTTCTCTGTATTACGTGGCTACGATGAATAGGTCTTTTGAGTCGGTCTTGCATTTGAAATCGTCATTGTCCATGCAGTTTTAGTCCACACGCCCAGTTGCCTCACTATCCCCACCCGCTGACTGACCAGTGACCCCAATTGGTTGCCAGTGCAAGTTATCCATGTAAGTATCGCCAACGAACTGTTTAAAACCATAGTCGACCTAGGTATGCGGGGTCATTTTTTGTTATCAACCATGTAAATTTACTGTTTAAACCATAGTCGACCTAGGTATGTGGGGCCATTTTTGTTATCACCATATAATTTTTTTTTATTAGATAACATGTCTCGTTTCTCGTTCTCGACCCTATTGATTAAAAAATTGTAATAATGGTTCAAACAAATTTATGGTACCATGTTGTGCAATGCAAGCATGTCATTcacgccccctcccctccccaaaATTTTCTTGTTTTGCTTTTTTGGGAGGGGGTGAGGTGAAATAAAGAGTTAGCTGAGACGTCATAATCTATCTAACCTTAGTTGCTTAAATTGAAGAAAAGTTTATCGAATTGAAAGAAAAGTTTAGACTGATAAGTTAGACATGTTGTGGCGTATTAGACACCATACCAAACAACCCCTTTCTTTAAGGTAAGTAATACACTTCACAACATAATTTAGAGGTCAACGCCTTTCACCGATCACCATACCTCAGTTTATCAATTTATTCGCGCGCAAACTGCCAAAGAATTTGCTCGGTCTCCTCCCTCGCCTCCTCTCTGCCACCTTCCATAAATTCCATGGCGTCTCCGCCTTCAACGAACTACAGGATTCGCTAAACCAAGAAACACGGCAATGGCGCTGCACGTCGTCGAAGGCACCTGCACTGGTGGAGCCATCATCAGCCACCTCTCTAGTCCTCCTCCTTCCTGCTCCTCCTCCTCTTGTGTTGTTCTTCTTGATGCCGCTGAAGAGTTAGCTAATAATCAGCTGCCTGCTGCTCAACGTCCAGCCAAGAACATGTCGGCGTTTGGGGTGCTCGTCACCGCACTGGTCCTGTCGTGCGTCGCCGGCGCCAGCATCGCCGGATACGTGTTCAGTGTTCTACAAGTTCAGGCTCAGGGTAGGGACCGGGCAATCCCTTCCTAAATCCAGGCAGACACAGACACAGCTGGTTCATCCTTTCTTTCTTTTGGTGTCTTCTGTTGCAGCGATACATGGACTCGGAGATCATGGCGCAGTGCATGCCCCTCGACAGCCAGCATAGCGAGAACCAGCCGCTGAGGACGGAGGAGGCCCAGCAAGCGTAGCTAGACAGGTGACAACGTCTTCGGCTTCACCTTCACGTGATGAGAATGCAGCATAAAGTACCTGACTTTTCCACACAGTTGCTGAAGCTATCCAAAGCCATCTCTCCTCGACCGAGTCTCGAGATTTGTAAATGGTGGCCAGCGATAAGGTGTCACAGTGTATTACAGATTAGTATACACAgcaatagagagagagagaatatATTAGATTGAGACGTGGTCAGTTCAGTGGTGTATAAAATTTGAGATCGTGCTGTATAAATATGCTTGCTGGAGACCCGACAGGCTGTAGAAATATGCTTGCATTTAGACAGCTCTTGCATTAAGATGTGAGATTCTTTTCAGCATTTCTTTTCCTCAGCTCTAAAACAGCACACAAACATTAAACAACCTAAGATAACCCATTTCCCCCCCTAACGAACTGGTACTATTGCATAACATTGGTCAAAAATTTCAGGTGCTCGCTCAAGATAATCACTCTGCTATTCTTGAAACTTTAACGGAGCCTTCGTCCACGAGAATGCTCCGTTTCCTCTTACTGGACAAGCTCTGGAAACCGCTGCTTTCGTCCACAAACTGTGCGGCAGTTCTCTCCCGCAGTTCTTCGAGAGTCTCTCCTTCCTTTGCTCGCTCAATCACCTGGAGCGGAGCCAGGAAGTTCGATTTATAATTTGTTACGACGTACTAAAGTAGATTGCAAGCTCGAGGAAGACATGTTGATCACTTACCAGGTGTCGACCATAGAGATGAGTGCTTGCGAGGGCTTGTAGAGCGTTCTGGGCCTCTTGTTTTGTGACGTATTCCACAAACGCAAAACCTCTGTGGCTACCAAACTTCATAGGCAACCTGAGGCTTTTGATCTACAAATTTCAATTTTAATGAATTCAAATCATAAGATTCCTGGGGGGAAAGAGTAAAATTACTTATCAACTTGAAACTAATGTAatccctccgttcttttttatttgtcgcgttttagttcaaaaatgaactagcggacgacaaatattcgGGAACGGAGGTAGTACTCTTTTTTTCCTGATCAATGAGAACTGAAAAGACGGACTTGGCTAATATTGAACAAAATGTAACCTCATTAACTACCATTGGTCCCAAGTTAGGACTTGCGCTAAATTCAGATGAAAAGAGAGAACACTGACCTGGCCAAACGGACTAAATAACTGCCTCAAGTCCTTCTCAGTTGCTTCAAATGCTACATTTCGCACGAGCAGTTTTGTTGAACTTTTATCCTTGCCATTCTTCTTTGCCGCTTGACCATCTTTCTTCACATGACACAGTTGCAAGATCAAAGCATGTCCATCCAGAACCGTTCCCTATGAACCAAAGAAACATTTAGCATGCTGCACATCTATATGAGCATCTAAGGGAAAGAGGCGAAAAAAGGAAAACAAAAGAGGAGGGATGGGTGTTACCTGTAGATCCTTGCACACACCGGTAGCAGTTTCAACAGAGTCAAACTCAACAAAACCAAATCCCATTGAAACATTCTTGCCCTTCTTAacatgcttcttcacctaaagacAGACAAAGAAAATGGATAAAACAGTATGCTCCTGATATACATAGTAAGAGCACATACAATAATCCATACCGTTGCACTTTTAAGACTGCCACTCTTTAGCTTTGTACTGAAATGCTGCTTCAATGATTCATCTGTTGTCTTGAAATTTAAGTTCTTGACAAACACAGATCGTGACTGCAATGAATGATGGTACCTTTTAAGAATAGAAATTGGTTCCAATGCGAAGCAACTAGATAATTTTAAGCAATCTTGGAATGCTGCAATTCACATGCAAAAATAGGTGCATACTTGGGAACACAAGTTTTTGTCATATGAAACCCTACCATATGCGTGTAGTAAAGAGATATGAGGGCCAAGCATACaaataaaaatgatattcatgcaaTTAAGTTGAAGCTTCAAACCTCCACTCTATCTGGATCAATCTCTTCAGCGCTTACTCCTTCTACAGTTTGATCTATATTAGCTTTAGTAAGAATACGCTCGCCAACTTCGTTTTTTACTTCCTCATCCACCGGTGCTGAGGTAGGAGACAATATGTTTTCAGGTGCCCACTCCAAATACAGAGGAGTATCCCTGCACCACAAGAGACTAAGATACAGACATGCATCTGTGAAAATAAAAAATCAAGCTAGCAAGCGACCAA carries:
- the LOC118475652 gene encoding uncharacterized protein gives rise to the protein MALHVVEGTCTGGAIISHLSSPPPSCSSSSCVVLLDAAEELANNQLPAAQRPAKNMSAFGVLVTALVLSCVAGASIAGYVFSVLQVQAQAIHGLGDHGAVHAPRQPA